From Alteromonas sp. RKMC-009, one genomic window encodes:
- a CDS encoding DUF1414 domain-containing protein — MPQQSRYSDSDFEALMNKVILTLEENEVSRDLQLMVLGNVITHILNTQVPAANRKAMAEQFASVLQKSVN; from the coding sequence ATGCCCCAGCAAAGCCGTTATTCCGATTCGGATTTTGAAGCGCTAATGAATAAAGTCATCCTCACACTCGAGGAAAATGAGGTCAGTCGTGATTTACAGCTCATGGTATTGGGCAATGTCATCACCCACATTCTTAATACACAGGTTCCCGCTGCTAACCGCAAAGCCATGGCGGAACAATTCGCTTCGGTATTACAGAAAAGTGTTAACTAA
- the yejK gene encoding nucleoid-associated protein YejK → MSALIHHFVVHRLVVSGEDKLSIIPRDKCLAVTPEIESLAHQINHSFNSKPGKGVGHFTEEAAGGEDTIPFKTSLAEFMHAQKERVDNLEDIFHAFTLTSGDKLIKALTDTGTVQTGFLIFCQYEFLATQYLMITLLNTRSHVEINQALELNAREHLDLAKMQLAVRIDLTQLEIQPEQKRYVSFIKGLMGRKVSDFFMDFIGCEELVDIKQQNKQLISSVDAYLASENLDREEQQQHRDEVKSYFKEKIDSGESLSIKELSGRLSPDSDSEHSFEAFTQTLEAPLEENIQPDPAALRQLAKFTGQGGGISLSFERKLLGDKIIYDPVSDTLTIKGIPPNLKDQLTRQSKN, encoded by the coding sequence ATGAGTGCACTGATTCATCATTTTGTTGTTCACCGGTTAGTCGTCAGCGGCGAAGACAAGCTGTCCATCATTCCACGGGACAAGTGTCTTGCGGTGACGCCGGAAATCGAATCACTGGCTCATCAGATCAATCACAGCTTTAACAGCAAGCCCGGAAAAGGTGTGGGCCATTTCACTGAAGAAGCTGCAGGCGGTGAAGATACCATTCCTTTTAAAACGTCACTGGCTGAATTCATGCACGCGCAAAAAGAGCGCGTGGACAACCTGGAAGATATCTTCCATGCCTTTACGCTGACTTCCGGTGACAAGCTGATTAAAGCCCTGACCGATACCGGTACAGTGCAAACAGGTTTTCTGATTTTCTGCCAGTATGAGTTTCTGGCAACCCAGTATCTGATGATCACGTTACTGAATACCCGTTCCCACGTGGAAATCAATCAGGCACTGGAGCTGAATGCCCGCGAGCACCTTGATTTGGCGAAGATGCAACTGGCAGTACGCATTGACCTTACACAACTTGAGATCCAGCCGGAACAAAAGCGCTACGTAAGCTTTATTAAAGGACTCATGGGCCGCAAGGTGTCTGATTTCTTCATGGATTTTATCGGTTGCGAAGAGCTGGTGGACATTAAACAGCAGAACAAACAGCTGATTTCTTCGGTAGATGCTTATCTGGCCAGCGAGAATCTTGACCGTGAAGAACAGCAACAGCACCGTGATGAAGTAAAGTCTTATTTCAAAGAGAAGATAGACAGTGGTGAAAGTCTGTCGATTAAAGAGTTATCCGGACGGTTATCACCGGACAGTGACAGCGAACACAGTTTTGAGGCGTTCACACAAACGCTTGAGGCACCGCTGGAAGAGAATATTCAGCCGGATCCTGCTGCGCTGCGTCAGCTGGCTAAATTTACCGGACAGGGGGGCGGTATTTCCCTGAGCTTTGAACGTAAACTACTGGGTGACAAAATCATCTACGACCCGGTGTCAGACACACTGACCATTAAAGGTATTCCGCCAAATTTGAAAGACCAGTTGACCAGACAGTCAAAAAATTAG
- a CDS encoding 6-carboxytetrahydropterin synthase, whose product MQLFVNDLTVMDFSYLCPERGMVGESWIVDVILSGDLNDESMIQDFGKVKKNLKRLIDDYVDHKLLVPADYANVAIVHEDNSEHVDVRFTCNDGRVIQLYCPAEAYAFIYGETVTKDSTGSYLREVIATHLPENVDNLELILRTEVITTPFYHYTHGLKKHDGNCQRIAHGHRSKIDVFVNGENSLESQQYWASRWEDIYIASEEDRLAFSARQASGTVPADREYCCFAYESSQGYFEILLPESDCEVITTDSTVECLAQFIFDEEKARQNGGSVKVLAYEGVGKGALVCD is encoded by the coding sequence ATGCAATTATTTGTCAACGACCTCACCGTCATGGATTTTTCTTACCTGTGCCCTGAGCGGGGAATGGTGGGAGAAAGCTGGATCGTGGATGTGATCCTGTCCGGCGATCTTAACGATGAGAGTATGATTCAGGACTTCGGTAAGGTGAAAAAAAACCTGAAGCGACTGATTGATGATTATGTCGACCATAAATTGCTGGTACCTGCTGACTACGCCAACGTGGCGATTGTGCATGAAGACAACAGTGAACATGTGGATGTACGGTTTACCTGCAACGACGGCAGGGTGATTCAGCTATATTGTCCGGCAGAGGCTTACGCTTTCATCTACGGTGAAACGGTTACTAAGGACTCCACCGGCAGCTATCTCCGCGAAGTGATTGCTACTCATCTGCCGGAAAACGTAGATAACCTTGAGCTTATTCTGCGCACCGAAGTGATCACCACGCCGTTCTATCACTACACTCATGGCCTGAAAAAACACGATGGCAATTGCCAGCGTATTGCTCATGGTCACCGTTCTAAAATCGACGTGTTTGTAAACGGTGAAAATAGTCTCGAGAGTCAGCAATACTGGGCATCACGCTGGGAAGATATTTATATTGCCTCGGAAGAAGACAGGCTGGCTTTTTCAGCCCGTCAGGCATCAGGCACTGTGCCGGCAGACAGAGAGTACTGCTGTTTTGCCTATGAATCATCGCAAGGCTACTTTGAAATATTGTTGCCTGAATCAGATTGTGAAGTCATAACTACTGATTCCACCGTGGAATGTCTGGCTCAGTTTATTTTTGATGAAGAAAAAGCCCGCCAGAACGGTGGCTCTGTGAAAGTGCTGGCTTATGAAGGCGTAGGAAAAGGAGCACTGGTGTGCGATTGA
- a CDS encoding M23 family metallopeptidase has protein sequence MSLSVFSLQQSLAASEASEAGALVLNGKFTQGSLFRGQLPPGSQVTLNGEALKLNAQGKFVFGFARESALNHTLSWTLPDGTTGSRDIELEKRQYNIQRIDGLKSSMVSPPEETLKRIRRDSTVVANARGNISDLDAVFTGFIWPAEGPVTGVYGSQRVLNGIPKAPHYGVDVGAPTGTPVIAPAAGVVKLSDDLYYSGNTVILDHGMGVFSTFLHLDSSKVKAGDVVAQGDAIGTIGATGRATGPHLDWRLNLGKTRLDPALLVPPRQ, from the coding sequence ATTTCTCTGTCTGTTTTTTCCTTGCAGCAAAGCCTTGCTGCCAGTGAAGCCTCTGAAGCCGGTGCGCTGGTTCTGAATGGTAAATTTACGCAGGGCAGTCTGTTTCGTGGGCAGTTGCCGCCCGGAAGTCAGGTTACATTGAATGGCGAAGCACTCAAGCTCAATGCGCAGGGCAAATTTGTATTTGGTTTCGCCCGTGAATCAGCACTTAATCATACTTTGTCCTGGACGCTGCCTGACGGCACAACAGGTTCAAGAGACATTGAACTGGAAAAGCGGCAGTACAACATACAGCGTATTGACGGTTTAAAATCTTCCATGGTTTCGCCGCCGGAAGAAACACTTAAACGTATTCGAAGAGACAGTACTGTAGTAGCTAATGCCCGCGGAAATATCTCTGATCTGGATGCTGTATTTACCGGTTTTATCTGGCCGGCAGAAGGCCCGGTAACCGGCGTATACGGTAGCCAGCGGGTGCTTAACGGTATTCCTAAAGCGCCGCATTATGGCGTTGACGTTGGTGCACCAACCGGTACGCCTGTTATCGCTCCCGCAGCGGGTGTGGTGAAATTATCAGATGATTTGTATTACAGCGGCAATACCGTGATTCTCGATCATGGTATGGGTGTGTTCTCTACGTTTCTGCACCTTGACTCTTCGAAGGTGAAAGCCGGGGATGTGGTCGCACAGGGCGACGCTATCGGCACCATCGGTGCGACCGGCAGAGCAACAGGTCCACATCTTGACTGGCGGCTTAACCTGGGTAAAACCAGGCTGGATCCAGCGTTACTGGTACCGCCCCGCCAGTAA
- a CDS encoding M61 family metallopeptidase, producing MTSLRYDLSVRSRSQHLFAVTLTIPACDTDVLTLSLPAWIPGSYMVRDFARHIITLTAADNAGNVLPVTKTDKQTWQIKAGKQPVTVEYTVYAFDLSVRAAYLNDEYGFINGTSVFLQVNDLPAASCEVTVSLPESLSHWHVETSMQPDDTNGTHFICEDYAELIDHPVFMGECVLDSVTVQGVEFVFLFSGKTPVNTKRICEDMVPVCEHHLNLFGQPSPVDRYVFMTLLSESGFGGLEHRSSTALLYPRFDLPLEREGGGKTDQYVTFLSLCCHELFHTWHVKRLRPSVFLKPDLSAEVYTPQLWIYEGFTSFYDDVTLARTGLISPEKYLEIVGQNLTRLQLTAGRFKQSVAESSFDAWTKFYKQDASAPNNIVSYYVKGGIIAFGLDLLLRRKSQGNVSLDSLMQALWQQFGAEETGTPDDVIETVCRETFNIDVSEYLQAVVYGKEDVPLNQWLADIGVTLHTRPKNSASDRGGVPPLPAYQKHHLGAAIKNAETGVTVQVVFEDGAACRAGLQVNDRIIALDGYVVNDILLQRLLNQTGESALPLTVLRDGRLLTLSLPVLEERQEACYFTIEDKEKLAAWLATA from the coding sequence ATGACTTCTTTGCGATACGATCTTTCCGTCCGCTCCCGCTCTCAACATCTTTTCGCAGTAACCCTCACAATTCCCGCCTGCGACACTGATGTACTGACGTTGAGCTTACCGGCGTGGATCCCGGGCAGCTATATGGTGCGGGATTTCGCCAGACACATCATCACACTGACAGCTGCAGACAACGCAGGCAATGTTTTACCTGTTACAAAAACAGATAAACAGACCTGGCAAATTAAAGCGGGTAAACAGCCAGTCACTGTTGAATACACCGTTTATGCCTTTGATCTCTCCGTACGTGCAGCTTACCTTAACGACGAATACGGCTTTATCAACGGCACCAGTGTCTTCTTGCAGGTCAACGACCTCCCCGCAGCATCCTGTGAAGTGACGGTATCTTTACCTGAATCCTTAAGCCACTGGCATGTAGAAACCAGTATGCAGCCTGATGACACAAATGGTACACATTTTATCTGCGAAGATTACGCGGAGCTTATCGATCACCCTGTATTCATGGGTGAGTGTGTGCTCGACAGTGTAACGGTTCAGGGCGTGGAATTTGTGTTCCTTTTTAGTGGCAAAACGCCGGTAAACACGAAAAGAATATGCGAAGACATGGTGCCGGTTTGTGAGCATCACCTTAATTTATTCGGTCAGCCCTCGCCCGTGGACCGCTATGTGTTCATGACGTTGCTGAGCGAAAGTGGCTTTGGCGGCCTTGAGCACCGCAGTTCTACGGCCCTGCTCTACCCACGGTTTGACTTACCGCTGGAACGTGAAGGCGGCGGCAAAACTGATCAGTACGTCACCTTTCTGAGCCTCTGCTGTCATGAATTGTTTCACACCTGGCATGTTAAACGCCTGCGTCCTTCCGTTTTCCTGAAACCGGATTTAAGCGCAGAAGTCTATACCCCCCAGCTTTGGATTTATGAGGGCTTTACCAGCTTTTATGACGATGTGACGCTGGCAAGAACGGGCCTTATCAGCCCTGAAAAATATCTGGAAATTGTTGGTCAGAACCTCACCCGTTTACAGTTGACAGCGGGACGTTTCAAACAGTCAGTGGCAGAGTCCAGTTTTGATGCATGGACCAAGTTCTACAAACAGGATGCATCAGCTCCCAACAATATTGTGAGTTACTATGTAAAAGGCGGCATCATTGCCTTTGGACTTGATTTGCTGTTACGCAGAAAGTCGCAGGGTAACGTGTCGCTGGACAGTTTAATGCAGGCACTGTGGCAGCAATTCGGTGCAGAGGAGACCGGCACCCCTGATGATGTGATTGAGACAGTTTGCCGTGAAACTTTTAATATTGATGTATCAGAGTATCTTCAGGCTGTTGTTTACGGCAAAGAAGACGTGCCCCTGAATCAGTGGCTGGCTGATATTGGCGTAACGCTGCATACAAGACCGAAAAACTCAGCATCTGACCGCGGTGGTGTACCGCCCTTACCGGCTTACCAGAAACACCATTTAGGGGCTGCCATTAAAAATGCAGAAACCGGCGTAACGGTTCAGGTTGTATTTGAAGATGGTGCAGCTTGCCGGGCAGGACTACAGGTAAACGACAGGATCATTGCACTGGATGGCTACGTAGTGAATGACATTCTGCTACAGCGTTTGCTGAATCAAACCGGTGAATCTGCGTTGCCGCTGACAGTACTGCGTGATGGCCGTTTGCTGACGTTATCACTGCCTGTGCTTGAAGAGCGGCAGGAAGCCTGTTACTTCACCATTGAAGATAAGGAAAAGCTGGCAGCATGGCTGGCTACAGCATAA
- a CDS encoding flagellar brake protein, whose protein sequence is MSKAETTSLSKDDMTALKSLAPGTVVDLQIETPTAPQRLKTHYVGMDIPNAFIFQVPNTHKWANIRDYLVAGNEVVVRFVIEGGLGQVIAFKTTILKCFSKPVSILITGFPSKLQTMGLRSDRRSQPGIPVSVYLDQEEQERVRGLIIDVSKTGCKLAIKTGSEDSKLEVNKKITLGCKLDGETIRIDSNVRNVAEVKGYYYYGIQFTNEQKAVETLIERYILAL, encoded by the coding sequence GTGAGTAAAGCCGAAACCACCTCTTTAAGTAAAGATGACATGACTGCATTGAAAAGCCTGGCGCCCGGCACCGTTGTCGATTTACAGATAGAGACACCTACTGCACCGCAACGCCTTAAAACGCACTATGTGGGTATGGATATTCCTAACGCATTTATCTTTCAGGTACCAAATACCCATAAATGGGCGAACATCCGTGATTATCTTGTTGCCGGCAATGAAGTGGTCGTGAGGTTTGTGATCGAAGGCGGGCTGGGGCAGGTTATTGCCTTCAAAACTACAATTTTAAAGTGTTTCAGCAAACCGGTGAGTATTCTTATCACCGGATTTCCGTCTAAGCTGCAAACCATGGGACTACGCAGTGACCGGCGTTCCCAGCCGGGCATTCCTGTCAGTGTTTATTTAGATCAGGAAGAGCAGGAAAGAGTCCGGGGCCTGATTATTGATGTATCGAAAACGGGCTGCAAACTGGCCATAAAAACGGGTTCAGAGGATAGCAAGCTTGAAGTTAACAAAAAAATAACATTGGGCTGTAAATTGGATGGTGAAACCATTAGGATAGACAGCAACGTGCGGAACGTTGCCGAAGTAAAAGGATACTATTATTACGGTATTCAGTTTACCAATGAGCAAAAGGCGGTCGAAACCTTAATTGAACGCTATATTCTGGCTCTATAG
- a CDS encoding Mpo1 family 2-hydroxy fatty acid dioxygenase has protein sequence MRQIDKLLLQYSESHQNKTNVLIHAVAVPSIYLVTLGLIWSIPLPGFLQQTDLTWAHLLVLPVLYYYFRLSGPVGAAMTLLTIISFGVINLIDGSPVAVWEFCLILFIVMWILQFAGHKIEGRKPSFFDDIRFLLIGPAWWWTHWFKRLNISY, from the coding sequence ATGCGACAGATTGACAAGTTGTTATTGCAATACTCGGAAAGCCACCAGAATAAAACGAATGTGTTAATCCACGCCGTTGCGGTGCCGTCTATTTACCTCGTTACCCTGGGTTTAATATGGAGTATTCCGCTCCCCGGCTTTCTGCAGCAAACCGATCTCACCTGGGCCCATTTGCTGGTGCTGCCTGTCCTGTACTACTATTTCCGCCTGTCCGGTCCGGTAGGCGCGGCTATGACGCTACTGACAATTATCAGTTTCGGTGTCATCAATCTGATTGATGGCAGTCCTGTGGCTGTGTGGGAATTTTGTCTTATCTTGTTTATTGTCATGTGGATCCTGCAGTTTGCCGGTCACAAAATCGAAGGCAGGAAGCCATCGTTTTTCGATGATATCCGTTTTTTACTCATTGGCCCGGCCTGGTGGTGGACTCACTGGTTTAAGCGCTTAAATATAAGTTATTAA
- a CDS encoding sensor histidine kinase: MSRWQQLFESNERLFWTLHSVGWAGFALIYYIGSFLHDVRPIWVFIILLNAYAGWLLTIPLRYVFRWARKLSPLKMITTVILACYVVALVWAVVKNVNYWEIYKHGYRPDAWYLYFTNTINSLIMVGCWTGTYFGIKNFQMLQKEKQNALKASTMAHQAHIKMLRYQLNPHFLFNTLNAISTLILLKENDIAEAMVSRLSDFLRYSLDNDPIKRVTLGEEIKVLRLYLEIEKVRFDDRLDVVWDIEPDCESALVPGMILQPLIENAIKHAISTMENGGQISISARTFGNDLLMDVADNGPGAEIKDGQLHRENGVGLVNIKERLQSLYQRNFAFSVEHNQPSGIRVRLRIPYEV; encoded by the coding sequence GTGAGTCGTTGGCAACAGTTATTCGAAAGTAACGAACGCTTATTCTGGACCTTGCACAGCGTGGGCTGGGCGGGTTTTGCGTTAATTTATTATATTGGTTCGTTTCTTCATGATGTCCGGCCTATCTGGGTCTTTATCATTTTGCTCAATGCTTATGCCGGCTGGTTACTGACCATTCCGTTACGGTATGTGTTTCGTTGGGCCAGAAAACTGTCTCCTTTGAAAATGATTACTACCGTCATTCTCGCCTGTTATGTGGTGGCGCTGGTATGGGCAGTGGTAAAGAACGTCAACTACTGGGAAATCTATAAGCACGGCTACCGGCCTGATGCCTGGTATCTGTACTTTACCAATACGATCAATTCTCTGATCATGGTGGGCTGCTGGACGGGTACCTATTTTGGTATCAAGAACTTCCAGATGCTGCAAAAAGAAAAGCAGAATGCATTAAAAGCCAGTACCATGGCGCATCAGGCGCATATTAAAATGTTGCGCTATCAGCTTAACCCGCACTTCCTGTTTAACACACTGAACGCCATTTCCACGCTGATCCTGCTGAAAGAAAATGATATTGCCGAAGCCATGGTGTCACGGTTATCGGACTTTTTACGCTATTCTCTGGATAATGATCCCATTAAGCGGGTTACTTTGGGTGAAGAAATCAAAGTACTGCGTTTGTATCTTGAAATAGAAAAAGTACGATTTGATGACAGATTAGATGTAGTATGGGATATTGAACCTGATTGTGAGTCAGCCCTGGTGCCGGGGATGATTTTGCAACCGCTTATTGAAAATGCAATTAAACACGCCATATCCACTATGGAGAACGGCGGTCAAATTTCTATTTCTGCACGTACCTTTGGCAACGACCTGTTAATGGATGTCGCTGATAACGGGCCCGGTGCGGAAATAAAGGATGGTCAGCTGCATCGTGAAAACGGTGTGGGGTTAGTGAATATAAAGGAACGTCTGCAGTCTTTATATCAGCGTAATTTTGCTTTTTCGGTTGAACATAATCAGCCGTCAGGCATACGTGTGAGACTGCGGATCCCTTACGAAGTATAA
- a CDS encoding LytR/AlgR family response regulator transcription factor, translated as MSDRKIKTVVVDDEPLARKGLRTRLERHADVEVVAECQNGLDAVSVISKNRPDLVFLDIQMPGLNGFQVIHKLRELNQPIPMIVFVTAYDSYAIKAFDIHAVDYLLKPADDARLSDALVKVREYFTTRDQDEQSRKLVNLVAELTGDDTNEILRKLASGESIDTNPYPEVLAIKDGSEVTRVAVQDIQWIDAAGDYMCVHALDGMHIMRKTMKELEQELNPQWFVRVHRSAIANIRFVKKLVSHISGEYHLILQNDTELKVSRSHRDKVKAAMKM; from the coding sequence ATGAGTGATCGTAAAATAAAAACTGTCGTGGTAGACGACGAGCCGTTGGCAAGGAAAGGGTTACGCACACGTCTGGAACGTCACGCTGATGTAGAAGTGGTGGCGGAATGCCAGAATGGTCTGGATGCGGTAAGCGTAATTTCTAAAAACCGGCCTGATTTGGTTTTTCTGGATATCCAGATGCCGGGTCTGAACGGGTTTCAGGTCATTCACAAACTCCGTGAACTGAACCAGCCAATTCCCATGATTGTATTTGTCACCGCTTATGACAGCTATGCTATTAAAGCGTTTGATATTCATGCAGTTGATTATTTGCTGAAACCGGCTGATGATGCCAGATTGTCAGATGCGCTGGTGAAAGTAAGAGAGTATTTCACTACCCGTGACCAGGATGAGCAGTCCCGCAAGCTGGTAAATCTGGTGGCTGAGCTTACCGGTGATGATACCAACGAAATTCTCCGTAAACTTGCCAGCGGCGAGTCTATTGACACCAATCCTTATCCTGAAGTACTGGCCATTAAAGACGGCTCTGAAGTGACCCGTGTTGCCGTGCAGGACATCCAGTGGATTGACGCTGCCGGTGACTACATGTGTGTTCATGCGCTTGATGGTATGCATATCATGCGTAAAACCATGAAGGAACTGGAACAGGAACTGAACCCTCAGTGGTTCGTGAGAGTTCACCGTTCTGCCATCGCCAATATCCGCTTCGTCAAGAAACTGGTGAGTCATATCAGTGGCGAGTATCACCTTATTTTGCAGAATGACACCGAGCTGAAAGTCAGCCGCAGTCACCGCGATAAAGTCAAAGCCGCGATGAAGATGTAG
- a CDS encoding 6-phosphofructokinase has translation MNSKVAILTSGGDAPGMNACIRAIVLVCERAGHDIVGYLHGYNGLLSQEYMTLDSRQVHNLAQRGGTILHSARCKPFKTDESGKLAAANLTALGIDTLFVIGGDGSFRGAAHLGKFWQGQIIGLPGTIDNDINGTDATIGYFTAIETAVQSVDKVRDTADAFERVFLVEVMGRHAGFLGLNGAIASASDYVILPELFESEEKTLKDILTQLNERREQRGNVSYIIVLAENLWPGGIADLASRLESLTETEVRPVILGHVQRGGSPVSQDRLLALKLGAYAATLTGSAVTGVMIGEQHGKPVQVPLEDTWKQRKPLDDLSVDTMTLLMNNRYA, from the coding sequence GTGAACAGTAAAGTAGCCATACTCACCTCGGGAGGAGATGCTCCCGGCATGAATGCCTGTATCCGTGCCATCGTGCTGGTTTGTGAACGGGCCGGCCATGACATCGTCGGTTATTTGCATGGTTATAACGGTTTGCTGTCACAGGAATACATGACACTGGACAGTCGTCAGGTACACAACCTCGCCCAGCGCGGAGGCACGATTTTACACAGTGCCCGCTGCAAGCCTTTCAAGACTGATGAGTCCGGAAAGCTTGCTGCTGCCAATCTTACTGCGCTCGGTATAGATACCCTCTTTGTCATTGGGGGCGACGGCTCTTTTCGCGGCGCGGCCCATCTCGGAAAGTTCTGGCAGGGTCAGATCATTGGTTTACCGGGTACCATTGATAACGACATTAACGGCACAGACGCCACTATCGGCTATTTCACCGCAATTGAAACCGCTGTCCAGTCCGTGGATAAAGTACGGGATACTGCTGATGCATTTGAGCGTGTTTTTCTGGTAGAAGTGATGGGCAGACATGCCGGTTTCCTCGGTCTGAACGGCGCAATTGCTTCAGCGTCAGACTATGTCATTTTGCCGGAACTGTTTGAAAGCGAAGAAAAGACATTAAAAGACATCCTGACTCAGCTCAATGAACGCCGGGAACAGCGCGGTAACGTGAGTTATATCATCGTGCTGGCGGAAAATCTCTGGCCCGGCGGGATTGCTGATTTAGCCTCACGACTGGAATCGCTTACTGAAACGGAAGTGCGTCCTGTTATTCTCGGGCATGTGCAGCGGGGCGGCTCGCCGGTCTCTCAGGACAGGTTGCTGGCACTCAAACTGGGCGCCTATGCGGCAACACTGACGGGCAGTGCTGTAACCGGCGTAATGATTGGAGAGCAACATGGTAAACCGGTTCAGGTACCGCTGGAAGATACCTGGAAGCAACGTAAACCGCTGGACGACCTGTCAGTTGATACCATGACACTGCTTATGAACAACCGTTATGCGTAA